CCGCGGCACGTGCTGCGCCGGATGCTCTCCAAGGCGGCCGAGAAGGGCTTCACCTTCTACACCCATCCGGAGATCGAGTTCTTCCTGTTGGAGAACGGTCCCCAGGACGGCTCGGTGCCCCTCCCGGTGGACACCGGCGGCTACTTCGAGCACACCACCCACGCCGTGGCCCGGGACTTCCGCCGGCAGGCCGTGCTGGCGCTGGAGCGGATCGGCATCTCGGTGGAGTTCAGCCACCACGAGGTGGCCCCCGGCCAGCAGGAGATCGACCTGCGGTACGCCGACGCGCTGACCACCGCCGACAACATCATGACCTTCCGGCACGTGGTCAAGGAGGTGGCGCTCTCCACCGGGGTGCAGGCCAGCTTCATGCCGAAGCCCTTCACCGACCAGCCCGGCAGCGGCATGCACACCCACCTGTCGCTCTTCGAGGGGGAGCGCAACGCGTTCCACGACGCCGGCGACCCGATGAAGCTCTCCAAGGTGGCGAAGTCGTTCATCGCCGGCCTGCTCACCCACGCCCGGGAGTACACCGCGGTCACCAACCAGTGGGTCAACTCGTACAAGCGGCTCTTCCCGCTTGCGCTGCCCGACCGGATCACCGAGAGCCCGGCGTACGTCTGCTGGGGTCACCTGAACCGCTCCGCGCTGGTCCGCGTGCCCGCGTACGGCAAGCCGAACTCGGCCCGGGTCGAGGTCCGCTCGCTGGACTCGGCGACCAACCCCTACCTGGCCTTCGCCGTCATGCTCGGCGCCGGTCTGAAGGGCATCGAGGAGGGCTACGAGCTGCCCCCGGGCGCCGAGGACGACGTCTGGTCGCTGAGCAGCGCCGAGCGCCGCGCGATGGGTTACGAGGCGCTGCCGGAGAACCTGGCCGAGGCCATCGACGTGATGGCCGGCTCGGAGCTGGTCGCCGAGGTGCTCGGCGAGCACGTCTTCGACTTCTTCCTGCGCAACAAGCGGGCCGAGTGGGAGCAGTACCGCCGCGAGGTCACCCCGTACGAGCGGCAGCGCTACCTGTCTCTGTAGCTCACCCTGGCGCCGTATCGCCTGCGCCTGCATCGCCTGAGGCGGTCCGCGGACATGGCGGCGGCGCAATCACCGAGACATGGCGGTATCCCGGCCTCGGGAAACCGCCATGTCGGCGATCCGGAGTGGATCAAGGGTGGGTCACTTGTCGGTCGTACCCCAGGGGCCGTGGTGGCCCCGGCCGCCCGGGCCCGGGAAGACGCCGGCCTCGGCGGCCTTGGTGATGGCGTCGGCCTGCTCCTGGGTGAGCTTGCCGTCCTTCACCGCCTGGTCCAGCCGCTCCTTCAGCATCGCCTGCCGGTCCTCGGTGGACGGGCGCTCCGGCCGGTCGGCCTTGCGCTGCTCGCGCAGCTTCTCCAAGGCGGCGGTGACCTTGTCGGTGGGGACGCCCAGCTCCTTGGCCAGCGCCTCGGCGAAGTCGGCCTCCCGGTCGGCCCGCTGCTGCTGCCGGTCGGTGCCCTGGTCGCTGCTGCTGCTGGCGCTGGGGGCCGGGGTGGCGTTGTCCTCGGCGAACGCCACCGTGGGGGCGGCGATCCCCACGCCGAGGACGCCGGCGGCGGCCAGGCCGGCCAGCAGGTGCTTCTTCGACATCGTGCGGGACATCAGTCCTCCGTTTGGTCGGTGGTGGTGCGATGACGTGACCGACAGTGACGGGCGGAGCTGGGGGGAACCCGTGGCGAACCTGTCAGCGCGCTGACAATCCGGCCCGTCAGCGGACGGCGGGGGAGACGGTCAGGGTCCCGGCGTCGCTGTCGAGGATGGCGGGGGTGCCGACGGGGACGGTGAGCTGGCCCACGCCGTGGCCGATCGGGAGGCCGCCGAGGACCGGCACCCCGAGGTCGCCGAGGCGTTCGGTGAGCACGTCGGCCGCCGTCGTCTCCCAGCCGTCCGCGCAGTCGGTGAACTGGCCCACCGCCACGCCGGCCACCCCCTCCAGCGCGCCGCAGCGGCGCAGCTGGGTGAGCATCCGGTCGACCTTGTACGGCGGCTCCTGCACCTCCTCGACCAGCAGCACCGCGCCGGTCAGGTCCGGCATGTCCGGAGTGCCGATCGAGGCGGTGATCAGGCAGAGGTTGCCGCCGAGCAGCCGGCCCTCGGCCCGCCCCGGCACGCGTACGCCGAAGGTCTCCTCGTCGGCCACCGCGGCGACCGTCACCGGTTCGGTGGTCATCAGCGCGGCGTGCAGCGACTCCGCGGAGCGGGGCGGGGTCCGGTCGTCCAGCCAGGCCGCGCCCGGGCCGTGCACGCTGGCCAGCCGGGCTCCCCGCCAGAGCGCGAACTGCAGGGCGGTGATGTCCGAGAAGCCGGCCACCACCTTCGGGTCCCGGCGGACCGCCGCCATGTCGACCAGGTCCACCACCCGCTGCGCGCCGTAGCCGCCCCGGGTGCAGAGCACGCCGCGCACCTCCGGGTCGGCGAACGCGGCGTTCAGGTCGGCCGCGCGCAGCTCGTCGCCGCCGGCCAGGTAGCCCTGCCGGGCGTACCCGTTCGGCGCCAGCACCGGGCGCAGCCCCCAGCCGGTGAGCAGCTCGATGCCCCGGGCCACCCGCTCCGGCCGGGTCGGGCCGGACGGGGACACCAGCATCACCGTGTCGCCGGGACGCAGGACGGGTGGGCGCAGGCAGTCGTCGGTGAGCACAGCGGGAGCCTAGTGCGCGCCGGGCTGAGCCGTTCCGGGCGTTCGGCGGCGTACCGGATAGCCTCGACACCGTGGCGACCGCGCTGGTGATCGAGAACGACCCGACCGACGACCTCCGCCGACTGGGGGAGTGGCTGACCGAGGGGGGCCTCCAGCTGCGGGTGCTCCGCCCGCACGCGGGCGAGGAACTCCCCGCCGACCTGGCGGGGTACGCCGCCCTGGTGGTGCTCGGCGGCGAGCAGCAGGCGTACCCGCTGCCCGACGGCACCCCCGGCGCACCCTGGTTCCCCGCGCTGGAGGGGCTGCTGCGCAAGGCGGTGCGGTACCGCGTCCCGACCCTCGGCGTCTGCCTCGGCGCCCAACTGCTGGCCACCGCGCACGCCGGCCTGGTGGAGCGGAGCCCGTCCGGCCCGGAGGTCGGCCCGGGCGTGGTCGGCAAGCGGGACGCCGCCGACGCCGACCCGCTCTTCCGGTACGTGCCGCTGATCCCGGACGTGCTCCAGTGGCACTCCGACGAGATCACCGAGCTGCCCCGGGGCGCGACGCTGCTGGCCGCCTCCACCCGCTACCCGCACCAGGCGTTCCGCCTCGGCGACCGGGCCTGGGGGCTGCAGTTCCACATCGAGTGCGACACCGCGATGATCGCCGACTGGGCCCGCGACTCGGACCTGCTGGCCGAGCTGGGGTACGACGAGGAGCTGGTGGTGGCCGCCTGTGACCGGGTGATGGCCGACGTCGAGGAGGTCTGGCAGCCGTTCGCCATCCGGTTCGCCGCCCTCGCCCTCGGCGAGCTGGACGACGACGCCCCCCGCCGCAGCCTGCCGCTGCTCGGGCACTGAGATGACCCGACCGGCCAGGGGCCGCCTCGCCCGGTACGGCTTCGCCGAGGGCGACGGTAGGGCGCGCGCCGCCGACCTGCTCGGCCCGGACGGGCTCGGGCTGTGGCGGCCGGACGCCCAGGAGCCCGCCGGCGAGCGGGCCGTCGAGCTGCTGGCCGCCCTCTCCCGGGCCGCCGACCCGGACCTGGCGCTGCGCCAGCTGCACCGCCTCGTGGAGGCGGAACGCCGCGCCGCGGGGGCCGGGCGGGCGGTCGCGGCCAACGGCGGCGCCGGGGAGCCGACCAGGTCGGCGCTGCTCGACGCGCTGCACGACGACCCGGGGCTGCGCCGTCGGCTGGTCGCCGTGCTCGGGGCGTCCTCGGCGCTCGGCGACCACCTGGTGGCCAACCCCCACCAGTGGCCGGTGCTGGCCACCGCCCCGGACGGGCTCGCGCCGACCGCCGACGGCCGGCTCGACCTGGCCGCCGCGGCCCGGCTCACCCCGTCCACCCAGCCGGTCGCGGCGCTGCGGCAGGCGTACCGGCTGGCGTTGCTGCGGATCGCGGCGGCCGACCTGACCGGCGGGCGCGGCCTGGAGCAGACCATGGCGGCGCTCTCCGCGCTGGCCGACGCCACCCTCGCGGCCGCGTACGAGATCGCCGTCGGTGAGCTGCCGGAGGGGACGCCACGCCCGCGGCTGGCCGTGGTGGCGATGGGCAAGTGCGGTGGGGACGAGCTGAACTACGTCTCCGACGTGGACGTCATCTTCGTCGCCGCCGCCGAGGACGACGTCGCCGCCGCGACCCTGGTCGCCACCCGACTGATCCACGTCTGCGGGCTGGTCGCCTGGCCGGTGGACGCCGCGCTGCGGCCGGAGGGCAACCGGGGGCCGCTGGTGCGTACCCTCGCCAGCCACCTGGCCTACTACCGGCGCTGGGCCCGCACCTGGGAGTTCCAGGCGCTGCTCAAGGCCCGGCCGGCGGCCGGCGACCTGGACCTCGCGCGGGAGTGGGTCGACCAGCTCGCGCCGCTGGTCTGGTCGGCCGCGGAACGCCCGGAGGCGGTCGAGGACGTCCGGTCGATGCGTCGGAAGATCATCGACAACGTCCCGCCGAAGGAGCTGGAGCGGGAGATCAAGCGCGGCCCGGGCGGGCTGCGGGACATCGAGTTCGCCGTCCAGCTGCTTCAGCTGGTGCACGGCCGGGGCGACGAGTCACTGCGGGCGCGGGGGACCATCCCGGCGCTGCGCGCCCTGGTCGCCGGCGGCTACGTCGGCCGAGCCGACGGCGAGGCGCTGCTGCGTGGCTACCGTTTCCTGCGCGGCGTCGAGCACCGCCTCCAGCTCCAGGGCCTGCGCCGCACCCACACTGTGCCGACCGAGCCGGCCGCGCTGCGCTGGCTGGCCGCCGCGCTGGACTACGCGGCCACCCCGGGCCGCAGCGCCGTCGAGGAGTTCCGGGCCGAGTGGGTCACCCACGCCACCGAGGTACGCCGGCTGCACGCCAAGCTGCTCTACCGGCCGCTGCTGGAGTCGGTGGCCCGGGTCCCCGCCGACGGGCTGCGGCTGACCCCGGAGGCGGCCCGGCACCGGCTGGAGATCCTCGGCTTCGCCGACCCGGCCGGGGCGCTGCGGCACCTCCAGGCCCTCACCGGCGGGGTCAGCCGGACCGCCGCGATCCAGCGCACCCTGCTGCCGGTGCTGCTCAGCGAGTTCGCCGACGCGCCGGAGCCGGACCGGGGGTTGCTCAACTACCGGCAGGTCTCCGACAAACTCGGCAGCACCCCCTGGTACCTGCGGCTGCTCCGCGACGAGGGGCCGGTGGCCCGCCGGCTGGCCCGGGTGCTGTCCTCCTCCCGGTACGCGGCCGACCTGCTGGCCCGGGAGCCGGAGGCGCTGCGGCTGCTGGCCGAGGACACCGAACTGACCCCCCGGCCCCGCGAGGTGCTCTGCGAGGGCTTCGCCGCCGCGGCGGCCCGGCACGCCGACCCGGAGCAGGCCACCCGGGCGGTACGCGCGCTGCGCCGCCGGGAACTGGTCCGGCTGGCCTGCGCCGACGTGCTGAGCCGGGCCGGCACGCTCGCCCCGCTCACGCCGCGTCCCGCCGACCCCGGCGCCCGCGCCGAGCGGGTGCCCACGCTCGGCGACATCAATGCGGTCGGCACCGCCCTGTCCGACGTCACCGACGCCACCCTGGCCGCCGCGTTGCGGACCGCGCGGGCCGCCCAGCCGGAGCTGCCGGGGCTGCGCTTCGCGGTGATCGGGATGGGACGGCTCGGCGGCTACGAGTCCAACTACCTCTCCGACGCCGATGTGCTCTTCCTCTACGACCCGCCGGCCGGGGCGAACGAGAGCGCTGCCAGCGCCGCCGCGCACGCGATCGCCGAGGAGCTGCGCCGGCTGCTCGGCGTGCCCGCCCCAGATCCGCCCCTCGGCGTGGACGCCGACCTGCGCCCGGAGGGGCGGCAGGGCCCGCTGGTCCGCAGCCTCGCCGCGTACGCGCAGTACTACGCGCGCTGGTCGAAGGTGTGGGAGGCGCAGGCGCTGCTGCGCGCCCGGTTCGTCTGCGGGGACGCCGACCTCGGCGCCGAGTTCGAGGCGATGGTCGACCCGGTGCGCTACCCGGCCCACGGGTTGACCCGCGAGCAGGTGGTGGAGATCCGCCGGATCAAGGCCCGGGTGGAGACCGAGCGGCTGCCCCGGGGGGCCGACCCGGCCACCCACACCAAGCTCGGCCGGGGCGGTCTCGCCGATGTGGAATGGGCGGTGCAGCTGCTCCAGCTCCGACACGCGGGCGAGGTGCCGGCGCTGCGCGGCACGCGTACCCTCGACGCGCTCGCGGCGGCCCGGGACGCCGGCCTGGTCGACGCGGACGACGCGGCGGCGATGGCCGCCGGCTGGACGCTCGCGGCGCAGGTCCGTAACGCGCTGATGCTGGTCCGCGGCCGAGCCGGGGACCAGCTGCCCCGGCACGGGGTGGAGCTGGCCGGGGTGGTGCGCCTGCTCGGCCGGGACGACCCCGGCGAGTTCCTGGATGAATACCTGCGCACCGGCCGCCGGTCCCGGGCCGCGATGGAGCGGGTCTTCGGTGCCTGAGGCGTCCACCCGCCGCGGCCGGTCCGGGGCCGACCGTCGGGCTCCGGCCGGTCGGCTGGCGGCCCCGGCGGTGGCGCTGCTGCTCGGCGTGGCCTTCCTGCTCGCCCCGCCGATGGGCACCGACCTGGCCGCGCAGGTCGCCCGGGCCGGCTTCGTCGCCCGCCACGGCGGCACGCCGATCGACCTCGGCTGGTACGGCGGGGTGAACCAGTACGGCTACAGCCTGTTCACCGCCCGGCTGGGCGCGTGGCTCGGGGTGCGGCCGCTGGGCGTCCTCGCCGCCGTGCTGGGCGCCGCGGCCCTGGGCTGGCTCTTCGTCCGGCACCGGGCCCGCCGGCCGGTGCTGGCCGGCGTGCTCGGCGCGGTGGTGCTGGTCGGCAACCTGGCCAGCGGCCGGATCACCTTCGCTGTCGGCCTGGCGTTCGGGCTGCTCGCGCTCTGCGCCGTCGGCGCCGGATGGCCGGTGCGGCCGGCGCGGCTGATCCTGGCCGCCGTGCTCGCCGCGGCCGCCACCTGGGCCAGCCCGGTCGCCGGGCTGTTCACCGGCCTGGCCGGCGCGGCGCTGCTGCTGGCCGGGCTGCGCCGGGGCGACGGCCCGGGCCGCCCGCTGCCGGGCGGCTGGCGAATGGACCGCCCGCTGGGCGAGAGTCTGGTCCTCTGCCTCGCGCCGGCGCTCGCGCTCGCGCCGATGGCGGTGCTGTTCGGCAACGGCGGCACCCAGCCGTACTCGGCCGAGTCGATGCGGATCAACGTGGCGCTGGCCGTGCTGGTGTTCGCCGTCGTGCCCCGGCGCCGCCGGGTGCTGCGGATCGGCGCGGTGCTCACCGTGCTGCTCCTGGTCGCCGCCTTCTATCTGCCCAGCCCGGTCGGCTCCAACGCGCTGCGGCTGCCGATGCTGTTCGCGCTGCCGGTGCTCGCCGGGTACGCCCCGCTGCCCGGCGCGTGGCTGGCCGGGCTGCTCGCCGCCACCGTCTGGTGGCAGAACCCGGTGATGGTCAGCGACGTGACCCGGGCCGGCTCGGCGGAGAGCGCCGCCGCGTTCCACCGTCCGCTCGCCGACGAACTGGCCCGGCGGCAGCCCGTCGGCCGGGTCGAGGTGGTGCCGCTGCGCGACCACTGGGAGTCGGCGTACCTGCCGCCGACGGTGCCGCTGGCCCGGGGTTGGGAACGCCAGGTCGACACCGACCGCAACGCCCTCTTCTACGCCGACGGGCTGACCGCCGACGCGTACGCCGACTGGCTGCGCCGGGAGGCGGTCCAGTACGTCGCGGTCGCGCCCGACGCCCCGCCGGACCGGTGGGGACGCGCCGAGGCCGACCTGATCGCGGCCGGCCAGCCCTACCTGCGCGAGGTGTGGCGCAACGCCGACTGGCGGCTGTACGCGGTGGCCGACCCGACGCCGCTGGTCGGCGCGCCGGGCCGGCTGGTCGCCGCCGACCAGGCCCGGGTGCGGTTCACCGCGGACCGGGCCGGCGACGTGCCGGTCCGCGTCCGGTGGTCGCGCTGGCTCTCCCTCGCCGGGCCGGGCGGCTGCCTGCGGCCGGGGCCCGACGGGTGGACCGAGGTACGCGTGCGTATCCCGGGTGAATTCTCGGTCTCCAGCAGCATGGCGCCGGCGAACCACTGCTGAACACGCGCCCTGGTCCGGTGCCCACCGTCGGTCCCGGCCGAGCGGGCTGGCAGCATGGCGGGGTGTCTCACCACCTCTCGCGCTGGACCGGCCTGGCGGGCTCGGTGCTGCTCGCCGTGGCCGTCTTCCTCGGCGGCGCGTTTCCGCACGGGAACCTGCGCCCCACCCCGGTCGGCATCTGGCAGGGCCCGCACGGGCCGCTGATCCTCGGTGCCTGGCTGGTCGGCACCGCGCTGCTGGTCTGGGCCTGGTGGTCGCTGCGCGACCGGGTGCCGTCGGTCCGCTGGGCGCTGGTCACGGCCGGGCTCTGGCTGCTGCCGATGCTGGTCGCGCCGCCGTTCGGCAGCCGGGACGTCTACGCGTACGCCTGCCAGGGCGCCAGCTACGCCGGCGGGATCAGCCCGTACGAGCACGGCGTCTCGGCGCTGCCCTGCCCGTGGCTGGACACCGTCTCGTACATCTGGCGGGACAGCCCGGCCCCGTACGGGCCGCTCTTCGTGGTGCTGGCCGGCGCGGTGGTCAAGGCGACCGGCTCGCTGACCGCCAGCATCGTGGTGTTCCGGCTGCTCAGCCTGGCCGGCGTGGCGCTCACGGCGTACGCCGTGCCGGTGCTGGCCCGGCGGTGCGGGGTGCCGGCCGGGCGGGCGGTGTGGCTGGCGCTGGCCTGCCCGCTGGTCGCCATGCACCTGATCGGCGGCCCGCACAACGACGCCCTGATGGTCGGGGCGCTGGTCGCCGGGCTGGCCGTGGTGGCGTCCCGGCCGGGCCGGCCCGGCCCGCTGCTGGCCGGCGGCGCGCTGCTCGGCGTGGCGGTGGCGATCAAGGTGACCGCCCTCGTCGTGGTGCCGTTCGCCGCGCTGGCCGCGATGGTCGGGCCGTACCGGATCCGGACGCTGGTGCGCGACGGCGGGTGGGTGGTCGGCGGCGCCGTCGCGGTCGTGGTCGGGGTGACCTTCGGCGGTGGCCTGGACTTCGGCTGGGTCGGCGGCCTGTCGCAGGGTGGGGTGGCGATCGCCTGGACCTCCCCGCCGACCGCGGTCGGCCAGACCGTCGGCTATGTCGCGGCGTTGTTCGGCGCGCACGTCGATGCGCTCCCGGTGACCCGGGGGATCGCCGTGGTGCTGCTGGCCGTGCTGCTGGTGTGGCTCTGGTGGCGGGCCCGGGACCGGAACCCGCTCTACCATGCGGGGCTGGCGCTGGCCCTGACCGTGTCGCTCTCCCCGGTGGTGCATCCCTGGTACTGGATCTGGCCGCTGAGCGTCCTCGCCGCGACCGCCGCCCTGCGGGAGAAGTGGTACCTCGTGGTGGCCGTCGTCGGGTCGTTCCTGATCCTGCCGGACGGCACCGGCCTGCCCCGGTGGTCCAAGATGCCCGGCGCACCCCTGATGACGCTGTTGGTGATCGTGGTCACGGTCCGGTTGGTACGGTCGGCTCGGGCGGCTCGGAAGCCGGTCCCCGCCGACGCGGCAGCCGACTGAGGAGAGGTGCCGGTGACCGAGCCGGACGCGGTTCCCGACGGGCCGGTCCGGCCCGTGGCCGCCGCGTTCGCCCGGTACGCCGGGCTGCTCGGCGCGGTGCTGCTGACCGTCGCCGGCTGGCTGGGCGGCGCGCTGCCCGACGCCCCGCCGGCCGACCGCCTCGGCGACGTCTGGCGCGCCCCGCACGGGCCCGCGGTCCTCGGCTGCTGGCTGGTCGGCACGCTGCTGCTGGTGGGCGCCTGGTGGTCGCTGCGCTGGGGTGCCCCGTCGGCCCGGTGGGCGTACCTGACCGCCGGGCTGTGGCTGCTGCCGCTGCTGTTCGCGCCCCCGCTCTGCAGCCGGGACGTCTACTCGTACGTCTGCCAGGGCTGGTCGTGGACGCACGGCGCCGACCCGTACCGGGTGGGGGTGGCGGCGGCCGGCTGCCCGTGGACGGACGCGGTGCCGCCGATCTGGCGGGATACCCCGGCCCCGTACGGGCCGTTCTTCGTTCTGCTGGCCGGCCTGGCAGTGCTGGCCGGGGGCGGCCTGGTCGGCGGGCTCGTGCTGCTGCGGGTGGTCGCCGTGGCGGGGCTGCTGCTCGTCGCGCTCTGTCTGCCCGGGCTGGCCCGGGCCGTGGGCGTGCCGACCCGGCGGGCGGCCTGGCTGGCATTGGCCTGCCCACTGGTCGGGGTGCACCTGGCGGCCGGCGCGCACAACGACGCCGTCGGGCTCGGTCTGGTGCTGTTCGGGCTGCTGTTGCTGGTCCGCAAGCCGGGCAAGCCGCGGGCGCTGGTGGTGGCCGGGGTGCTGCTGGGTCTGGCGGTCGCGGTGAAGGCGGTCGCCGTGGTGGTGCTCCCGTTCGCCGCGCTCGCCGCGGTGCTGGGCCGCTACACCGGGCGGGTGCTGCTGCGGGACGCGGGTTGGCTGGCCGGGGGAGTGCTGGCCGCGGTGCTGGCCTGCTCCCTGGTCACCGGCCTGGGGCTGGGCTGGGTGGATGGGCTGGCGCGCAGCGGCGACTCCGAGCAGTGGACGTCCCCGCCGACCGCGGTGGGCTTCGTGGTCGACTACGCGGGCGCCCTGTTCGGTCGGGAGCCGCACGCCGTGCCGGTCGCCCGGCTGGTCGCCCTGGTGCTGCTCGCGGCGCTGGTGGTGGTGCTCTGGTGGTGGGCCTGGACGTCGCTGCGCCGGCTGGACGACGTCCGGCAGTGGGTGGTCCGGCTGGCGGCGGCCCGGCCCCGGGTGGCGCTGACCGGCGCGGGCCTGGCGTTGGCCGGCACGGTGCTGCTGGCCCCGGTCTTCCACCCCTGGTACGCGGTCTGGCCCCTCGCGCTGCTGGCGGTGGCGACGCGGTCGCCGGCCCGGACGGTGTGGTTCGTGGCGCCGTGTGCGGTGGCGTCGGTGCTGGTCCTGCCGGACGGCACGAACCTGGTCCGGTTCACCAAGGCGCCGGGGGCGATCCTGATGACAGCGCTGGTCGTGCTGGTGGCCGTCGGGGCGGTCCGTGCCCTGCTGGCCCGACGCGCCCGCTGATCCTCGCGAAGTCCTTGACCCGACCTGCGTCGTCCTCTACATTTAACGTGTTTGCTAATTAACGAGGTGGCTATGTGGTGGCGACCGACCGACTCAGCGTCATCTTCGCGGCGCTGGCCGACCCGACCCGGCGGGCGATCCTCGCCCGGCTGGCCGAGGGGGACGCCACCGTCGGCGAGCTGGCCGAGCCGTTCGCGATCAGCCTCCCGGCGATCTCCCGCCATCTGAAGGTGCTGGAGCAGGCCGGGCTGATCACCCGCTCGCGGACCGCCCAGTGGCGCTCCAGCAGCCTCAACCCGGAGCCGCTGCGCGAGGCCACCACCTGGATGGAGCGCTACCGGCAGTTCTGGGACACCAACTTCGACCGGCTCGACGCGCACCTCAAGCGGATGCGGGCCGAACAGGAAACACGAGAGAGGGAAGCACCATGACCGAGGCCATGTTGCAGGAACTCGTCATCACCCGCGTCTTCGACGCACCGCGCGAGCTGGTGTGGCGGGCGTTCACCGACCCGGACCAGTTCGCCCAGTGGTTCGGCCCGGTCGGCTGGGCGGTGCCGCGCGACACCGTCGACATGGACGTCCGGGTCGGTGGCCACCAGCGGTTCACCATGGTCAACGACGAGGACCCCGGCATGACCTCGCCGGCCGACGGCACCTTCAGCGAGGTCGTCGAGCATGAGCTGCTGGTCGGCTACGAGGAGGCCCAGGGCGTCCCCGGCCTGCCCGACGGCACCCGGATCACCCTGCGGCTGGAGTTCCACGAGGAGCCCGGCGACCGGACCCGGCTGGTGCTGCGCCAGGGCCCGTTCGCGCCGACCATCCTGTCCGGCGCCGAGGAGGGCTGGGGCAGCTCCTTCACCAAGCTGGACGCCCTGCTCGCCCGCTGAGCGGCGCCCGGAAACGGCCGGGCCGGCCCCGCTGTCGCGGAGCCGGCCCGGCCGGGTGCTGGTGGAGCCGGTCAGCAGTCGAAGTACATGGCGAACTAACCGCGCATGGCGGCTGACCTGGGGGAGAGGCGTCGATCAAGCCGCTGAGCAGGTCGTGCGTCGTATATCAACTTCCATCGTCGTCCAGTGTTTCCAGGCGGCATCTGTACCCCTCGTGTACCTAATGATCATGGGGTGGTGGTGTGCGAGTGGTTCCGAGGGGGACCGGTGCGGCATCCCGTCGCGCAGGCTCCGCCCTGCCGGGCCGCGCCGACCTGGTCCAGGTGGAGCGCCCCACCGGACGAACGACCTGGACCAGGTCGGCGCGGTCTGGTGGCCTCCGGTGTGCGACGGGTACCCGGTCGCGGCCCGGGCATCCCAGAGTCGCCGA
The window above is part of the Micromonospora inositola genome. Proteins encoded here:
- a CDS encoding ArsR/SmtB family transcription factor is translated as MATDRLSVIFAALADPTRRAILARLAEGDATVGELAEPFAISLPAISRHLKVLEQAGLITRSRTAQWRSSSLNPEPLREATTWMERYRQFWDTNFDRLDAHLKRMRAEQETREREAP
- a CDS encoding SRPBCC family protein; translated protein: MTEAMLQELVITRVFDAPRELVWRAFTDPDQFAQWFGPVGWAVPRDTVDMDVRVGGHQRFTMVNDEDPGMTSPADGTFSEVVEHELLVGYEEAQGVPGLPDGTRITLRLEFHEEPGDRTRLVLRQGPFAPTILSGAEEGWGSSFTKLDALLAR